A stretch of Roseovarius sp. M141 DNA encodes these proteins:
- a CDS encoding d(CMP) kinase — MTFTIAIDGPAAAGKGTVGRLLAARFGFAHLDTGLLYRATGRRTLDGIDAVEAARTLERADLEAPDLRTPEVGQAASRVAAIPEVRQALIDFQRAFASRSGGAVLDGRDIGTVICPEAEVKLYVTATDDVRAARRLTELTGVGHDITYQEVLQDLRLRDARDSARSAAPLKPAEDAILLDTSLLTIEQAVAAAIAEVERVQRG, encoded by the coding sequence ATGACTTTCACAATCGCAATCGACGGACCGGCAGCGGCGGGCAAGGGCACGGTAGGGCGTCTTCTGGCGGCGCGTTTCGGCTTTGCGCATCTGGATACGGGGTTGCTCTACCGCGCGACGGGACGGCGCACGCTGGACGGGATCGATGCGGTCGAAGCCGCGCGGACCCTCGAACGCGCCGATCTGGAGGCGCCGGACCTGCGCACCCCCGAGGTGGGACAGGCCGCCAGCCGCGTTGCCGCGATTCCCGAGGTGCGCCAGGCGCTGATCGACTTTCAGCGCGCCTTTGCCAGCCGGTCGGGCGGCGCGGTGCTGGACGGGCGCGATATCGGCACGGTCATCTGCCCCGAGGCCGAGGTCAAGCTGTACGTCACCGCCACGGATGACGTGCGCGCCGCGCGCCGCCTGACCGAACTGACCGGCGTGGGCCACGACATCACCTATCAGGAGGTGCTACAGGATCTGCGCCTGCGCGATGCCCGCGACAGCGCCCGCTCAGCCGCGCCGCTGAAACCGGCCGAGGATGCGATCCTGCTGGATACGTCCCTGTTGACGATCGAACAGGCCGTCGCCGCCGCCATCGCCGAGGTCGAGCGCGTGCAGCGCGGCTGA
- the rpsA gene encoding 30S ribosomal protein S1, with protein MAQNTSMEEFEALLNESFEMDTPDEGTVVKGKVIAVEAGQAIIDVGYKMEGRVDLKEFADPGEQPNINVGDEVEVFLRSAENSRGEAVISREMARREEAWDRLEKAYAAEERVEGAIFGRVKGGFTVDLGGAVAFLPGSQVDVRPVRDAGPLMGLKQPFQILKMDRRRGNIVVSRRAILEESRAEQRAEVIGNLTEGQNVDGVVKNITEYGAFVDLGGVDGLLHVTDMAWRRVNHPSEILAIGETVKVQVIKINKETHRISLGMKQLQEDPWDLVATKYPLESTHTGRVTNITDYGAFVELEPGVEGLVHVSEMSWTKKNVHPGKIVSTSQEVEVMVLEIDGAKRRVSLGLKQTMRNPWEVFAETHPEGTEVEGEVKNITEFGLFIGLEGEIDGMVHLSDISWDERGEDAIQNYRKGDVVQAVVSEVDTDKERISLSIKNLGGDKFAEAVGGVKRGAIITVAVTSIEDGGIEVEYEGMKSFIRRSDLSRDRAEQRPERFSVGDKVDVRVTNVDAKSHRLGLSIKAREIAEEKEAVEQYGSSASGASLGDILGAALKSDDS; from the coding sequence ATGGCTCAGAACACATCTATGGAGGAATTCGAAGCCCTCCTGAACGAAAGCTTCGAAATGGACACGCCCGATGAGGGCACAGTCGTCAAGGGCAAGGTCATCGCTGTCGAAGCGGGCCAGGCCATCATCGACGTCGGCTACAAGATGGAAGGCCGCGTCGATCTGAAAGAATTCGCAGATCCCGGCGAGCAGCCGAACATCAATGTCGGCGACGAAGTCGAAGTCTTCCTGCGCTCGGCCGAAAACTCGCGCGGCGAAGCCGTCATCAGCCGCGAGATGGCCCGCCGCGAGGAAGCCTGGGATCGCCTGGAGAAGGCATACGCCGCAGAAGAGCGCGTCGAAGGCGCCATCTTTGGCCGCGTCAAGGGCGGCTTCACCGTGGATCTGGGCGGCGCCGTTGCGTTCCTGCCCGGCTCTCAGGTCGATGTGCGCCCGGTGCGCGATGCCGGTCCGCTGATGGGTCTCAAGCAGCCGTTCCAGATCCTGAAAATGGACCGCCGTCGGGGCAACATCGTGGTTTCGCGTCGCGCGATCCTCGAAGAATCCCGCGCCGAGCAGCGCGCAGAAGTCATCGGCAACCTGACCGAAGGTCAGAATGTCGACGGCGTCGTCAAGAACATCACGGAATACGGCGCATTCGTCGATCTGGGCGGTGTTGACGGCCTGCTGCACGTCACCGACATGGCATGGCGCCGCGTGAACCACCCGTCCGAGATCCTCGCCATCGGCGAGACGGTCAAGGTTCAGGTAATCAAGATCAACAAGGAAACCCACCGTATTTCCCTGGGCATGAAGCAGCTTCAGGAAGATCCGTGGGATCTGGTCGCCACCAAGTACCCGCTGGAATCCACCCATACGGGCCGCGTGACGAACATCACCGATTACGGTGCATTCGTCGAGCTGGAGCCGGGCGTCGAAGGTCTGGTTCACGTCAGCGAAATGTCCTGGACCAAGAAGAACGTCCACCCCGGCAAGATCGTGTCGACCTCTCAGGAAGTCGAAGTCATGGTGCTGGAAATCGACGGCGCCAAGCGGCGGGTCAGCCTGGGTCTCAAGCAGACCATGCGTAACCCGTGGGAAGTGTTTGCAGAAACACACCCCGAGGGCACCGAGGTCGAGGGCGAGGTCAAGAACATCACCGAATTCGGTCTGTTCATCGGCCTCGAAGGCGAGATCGACGGCATGGTTCACCTCAGCGACATCAGCTGGGACGAGCGCGGCGAAGATGCGATCCAGAACTACCGCAAGGGCGATGTGGTTCAGGCGGTTGTCTCCGAGGTCGACACCGACAAGGAGCGTATTTCGCTTTCGATCAAGAACCTGGGCGGCGACAAGTTCGCCGAGGCGGTCGGCGGCGTGAAGCGCGGCGCGATCATCACCGTTGCGGTGACCTCGATCGAGGATGGCGGAATCGAAGTGGAATATGAGGGCATGAAATCCTTCATCCGCCGCTCCGACCTGTCGCGTGACCGTGCCGAGCAGCGCCCCGAGCGGTTCTCGGTCGGTGACAAGGTCGACGTGCGCGTGACCAACGTGGATGCCAAATCGCACCGTTTGGGTCTGTCGATCAAGGCCCGCGAGATCGCAGAAGAGAAAGAAGCCGTGGAACAGTACGGCTCTTCCGCTTCGGGCGCATCGCTGGGCGATATCCTGGGTGCAGCGCTGAAGTCCGACGACAGCTGA
- a CDS encoding HutD family protein, whose protein sequence is MHRFDLRTIPAQPWVNGAGTRQDLATGKHDSQTVWRLSVAAIDRDCPFSTYPGLARLHTIIGGAGTRLVGAGVDLNVRPMVPVAFDGSIPLDCTLTGGPATAFNILYDPTAIDAELHVLAAGAHMPEAREIAAFCVSGSATMDGQSLEAGQGALTETAAAITVDPSAEVLCAILNPAR, encoded by the coding sequence ATGCACCGTTTCGATCTGCGCACCATCCCGGCCCAGCCTTGGGTCAACGGCGCCGGTACGCGGCAGGACCTGGCCACGGGGAAACACGACAGCCAGACTGTCTGGCGCCTCAGCGTTGCCGCGATTGACCGCGACTGCCCCTTTTCCACCTATCCCGGCCTCGCGCGGCTCCACACGATTATCGGCGGGGCCGGCACGCGGCTGGTCGGCGCCGGTGTCGATCTGAATGTGCGCCCGATGGTGCCCGTTGCCTTTGATGGGTCCATCCCGCTGGATTGCACGCTCACCGGGGGGCCTGCGACTGCGTTCAATATCCTCTATGACCCCACCGCCATCGACGCGGAATTGCACGTCCTGGCTGCCGGCGCCCACATGCCGGAGGCCCGCGAAATCGCGGCGTTCTGCGTCTCGGGCAGCGCCACGATGGACGGCCAATCGCTTGAGGCGGGCCAAGGCGCCCTCACCGAAACCGCCGCCGCGATCACGGTCGATCCCAGCGCAGAGGTCCTTTGCGCCATTTTGAACCCGGCGCGCTAA
- the ileS gene encoding isoleucine--tRNA ligase: MCADTPEYKDTLNLPQTNFPMRAGLPKREPEWLAHWDSIGIYDRLREKAADTPGARPPFTLHDGPPYANGHLHIGHALNKILKDMVVRSQQMMGKDARYIPGWDCHGLPIEWKIEEQYRAKGKNKDEIDIVDFRQECRKFAEGWIDIQRDEFKRLGITGKWENPYLTMDFRAERIIAQEFQKFLMTGTLYQGSKPVMWSPVEKTALAEAEIEYHDHKSHTIWVAFNIDGWDVLKQTPPTQGDERAKRPDMSSFEDLRHARVVIWTTTPWTIPSNKAVAFSPSIAYGLYRVDTTEDESWTNPGDLYLFADTLAAETLAKARVTDHTRVRDVTADELGALTLAHPFAGLDGADGFWDYPVPMIDGDHVTEDAGTGFVHTAPSHGADDYEAFVKRGWIKEMTHNVGEESEFLDHVPFFAGLQVFDRKGKESKANPAVIDKLVEAGGIIARGRTTHSYPHSWRSKAPIIFRNTPQWFAAIDRPVGDGQDTYGTTIRQRALTSIDQLVKWTPQKGRNRLYAMIETRPDWVLSRQRAWGVPLTCFTRKGALPTDEGFLLKNEEVNARILKAFEAEGADAWYKNGAKDRFLSGVVNSDDWDKVDDILDVWFDSGSTHAFVLRDREDGSDDGLADLYLEGTDQHRGWFHSSMLQACGTMGRAPYRGVLTHGFTLDAKGNKMSKSVGNTIVPEEVVKQYGADILRLWVAQTDYTADQRIGPEILKGVADSYRRMRNTMRYLLGALAHFEDSDRTPADQMPELEQWVLHRMAELDKTVREGYDAYNFQGVTQALLNFCTIDLSAFYFDVRKDVLYCDGDSIERRSARTVLDLLFHRLTTWLAPVMVFTMEEVWLERYPGADSSLHLSDIPETPQSWLNPQLAAKWTGIRQARRAVTAALEIERTNKVIGSSLEAAPELFVEDEATLATLTSVPFADICITSAITLTKGAPSQGAFHLPEAEGFGVTFHKAPGDKCHRCWKILPDVGTHAHPGTCARCSAALG, translated from the coding sequence ATGTGCGCCGACACGCCCGAATACAAAGACACGCTGAACCTGCCGCAAACCAATTTTCCGATGCGCGCCGGCCTGCCCAAGCGCGAGCCGGAATGGCTGGCCCATTGGGACAGCATCGGCATCTATGACCGCCTGCGCGAAAAGGCAGCCGACACCCCCGGCGCCCGCCCGCCCTTCACCCTGCATGACGGCCCTCCCTATGCGAACGGCCACCTGCATATCGGCCACGCCCTGAACAAGATCCTCAAGGATATGGTCGTGCGCAGCCAGCAGATGATGGGCAAGGACGCGCGCTACATCCCCGGCTGGGACTGCCACGGCCTGCCGATCGAGTGGAAGATCGAGGAACAGTACCGCGCCAAGGGGAAGAACAAGGACGAGATCGACATCGTCGACTTCCGGCAGGAATGTCGCAAGTTCGCCGAGGGCTGGATCGACATCCAGCGCGACGAATTCAAGCGCCTGGGCATCACCGGCAAATGGGAAAACCCCTACCTCACGATGGATTTCCGCGCCGAGCGAATCATCGCTCAGGAGTTCCAGAAATTCCTGATGACGGGCACGCTGTATCAGGGCTCCAAACCGGTGATGTGGTCGCCCGTGGAAAAAACCGCGCTGGCCGAAGCCGAGATCGAGTATCACGACCACAAGAGCCACACGATCTGGGTGGCGTTCAACATCGACGGCTGGGACGTTCTGAAACAAACACCGCCGACGCAGGGCGATGAAAGAGCGAAGCGTCCGGACATGTCGTCGTTTGAAGATCTTCGGCACGCCCGTGTCGTCATCTGGACCACCACCCCTTGGACGATCCCCTCGAACAAGGCGGTCGCGTTCAGCCCGTCCATCGCCTACGGCCTCTACCGCGTCGACACCACCGAGGACGAAAGCTGGACCAATCCCGGCGATCTCTACCTCTTTGCCGATACGCTGGCCGCCGAAACGCTGGCCAAGGCGCGCGTGACCGACCATACCCGCGTCCGCGATGTCACCGCAGATGAGCTGGGCGCGTTGACCCTCGCCCACCCCTTCGCGGGCCTCGATGGCGCGGATGGATTCTGGGACTACCCCGTGCCGATGATCGACGGCGACCACGTCACCGAAGACGCAGGCACCGGATTTGTGCACACCGCGCCCAGCCACGGCGCGGATGACTACGAGGCCTTCGTCAAACGCGGCTGGATCAAGGAGATGACCCATAACGTCGGCGAGGAATCCGAATTTTTGGATCACGTCCCCTTCTTCGCCGGGTTGCAAGTCTTCGACCGCAAGGGCAAGGAAAGCAAGGCAAATCCCGCCGTCATCGACAAGCTGGTCGAGGCGGGCGGCATCATCGCGCGCGGCCGCACGACCCACAGCTATCCGCATAGCTGGCGGTCCAAGGCGCCGATCATCTTCCGCAACACGCCGCAATGGTTTGCCGCCATCGACCGCCCGGTGGGCGACGGGCAGGACACCTACGGCACCACGATCCGCCAGCGCGCGCTGACCTCCATCGACCAGTTGGTCAAATGGACGCCGCAAAAGGGCCGCAACCGTCTTTATGCGATGATCGAGACCCGGCCCGACTGGGTTCTGTCACGCCAGCGCGCATGGGGCGTCCCGCTGACCTGCTTCACCCGCAAGGGCGCGCTGCCCACCGACGAGGGTTTCTTGCTGAAGAACGAAGAGGTCAACGCCCGCATCCTCAAAGCGTTCGAGGCCGAGGGCGCGGACGCGTGGTACAAGAACGGCGCCAAGGACCGCTTCCTGTCGGGTGTCGTAAACTCCGACGACTGGGACAAGGTCGACGACATCCTCGACGTCTGGTTCGATTCCGGCTCCACCCACGCGTTCGTGCTGCGCGACCGCGAGGATGGGTCCGATGACGGGCTGGCCGATCTCTATCTGGAGGGCACCGACCAGCATCGCGGCTGGTTCCACTCCTCCATGTTACAGGCCTGCGGCACGATGGGCCGCGCGCCCTATCGCGGCGTGCTGACCCACGGCTTCACGCTGGACGCCAAGGGCAACAAGATGTCCAAATCGGTCGGCAACACCATCGTCCCCGAGGAGGTGGTCAAACAATACGGCGCCGATATCCTGCGCCTGTGGGTCGCGCAGACCGACTACACCGCAGATCAGCGCATCGGGCCGGAAATCCTCAAGGGCGTCGCCGACAGCTACCGCCGGATGCGCAACACCATGCGCTATCTGCTGGGCGCGCTGGCCCATTTCGAGGACTCCGACCGCACCCCGGCAGACCAGATGCCCGAGCTGGAACAATGGGTACTGCACCGCATGGCCGAACTGGATAAAACCGTGCGCGAGGGCTACGACGCCTATAACTTTCAGGGCGTCACGCAGGCGCTGCTGAACTTCTGCACGATAGACCTCTCGGCGTTCTATTTCGACGTGCGCAAGGACGTGCTCTATTGCGACGGCGACAGCATCGAGCGGCGCTCGGCCCGCACGGTTCTGGACCTGCTGTTCCACCGGCTGACCACGTGGCTGGCCCCCGTCATGGTCTTCACGATGGAAGAAGTCTGGCTAGAGCGGTATCCCGGCGCGGACTCGTCACTGCATCTGTCCGACATCCCCGAGACGCCGCAAAGCTGGCTGAACCCACAGCTTGCCGCAAAGTGGACAGGCATCCGTCAGGCGCGCCGTGCCGTGACGGCAGCGCTGGAAATCGAGCGCACGAACAAGGTCATCGGCTCCTCGCTGGAGGCCGCACCGGAACTCTTCGTCGAAGACGAGGCGACACTCGCGACCCTGACATCGGTCCCTTTCGCGGATATCTGCATCACCTCGGCCATCACCCTGACCAAAGGCGCACCGTCCCAAGGCGCGTTCCACCTCCCCGAGGCCGAGGGTTTCGGCGTCACCTTCCACAAGGCGCCGGGCGACAAGTGCCACCGCTGCTGGAAAATCCTGCCGGACGTGGGCACCCACGCCCACCCCGGCACCTGCGCGCGCTGCTCCGCCGCGCTGGGCTGA
- a CDS encoding YcjF family protein, with amino-acid sequence MSRPKGPVLFDLNEDAPRAAPSEAPPVPDPDLPPPPDGRAMQTIAALAARRPSRLARLFWGLLGSLLGLAISLAAWNFATGLIASVPLLGYLVSGLLIALIVVLLAIALREIAAFARLGRIDALHRAADAALADDDLPAARRLTDDLVKLYAAREDTRWGRENLAERRGDQFDAAALLALTEAELLTPLDAAAARQVEAAARQVAAVTALVPLALADVVVALSANLRMIRRIAEIYGGRSGTLGSLRLTRAVLTHLVATGAVAVGDDVISSVAGGSLLSKISRRFGEGVVNGALTARVGVAAMEVCRPLPFSPGKRPKVRRLLATALSGLFPS; translated from the coding sequence ATGAGCCGCCCCAAAGGCCCCGTCCTGTTCGATCTGAACGAGGACGCCCCCCGCGCCGCCCCGTCCGAGGCCCCCCCGGTCCCCGATCCCGACCTGCCGCCGCCGCCCGATGGCCGCGCGATGCAGACCATCGCCGCGCTGGCCGCGCGCCGCCCATCCCGGCTGGCGCGGCTGTTCTGGGGCTTGCTGGGCAGCCTTCTTGGCCTCGCCATATCACTGGCGGCGTGGAACTTTGCCACAGGCCTGATCGCCAGCGTGCCGCTGCTGGGCTATCTGGTGTCGGGCCTGTTGATTGCCCTCATCGTCGTCCTGCTGGCCATCGCCCTGCGCGAAATCGCCGCCTTCGCCCGACTTGGCCGCATCGACGCATTGCACCGCGCCGCCGATGCCGCGCTGGCCGATGATGATCTGCCCGCCGCGCGCCGCCTGACCGACGATCTGGTCAAACTCTATGCCGCGCGCGAGGATACCCGCTGGGGCCGCGAAAACCTGGCCGAGCGGCGCGGCGATCAATTCGACGCCGCCGCCCTTCTGGCCCTGACCGAGGCCGAGCTGCTGACGCCGCTCGATGCCGCTGCCGCGCGGCAGGTCGAGGCCGCAGCGCGACAGGTCGCCGCCGTTACCGCGCTGGTCCCGCTGGCACTGGCCGATGTGGTGGTCGCGCTCAGCGCCAATCTGCGGATGATCCGCCGCATCGCCGAAATTTACGGTGGCCGCTCGGGAACACTGGGCAGCCTGCGCCTGACCCGCGCCGTGCTGACGCATCTGGTGGCCACTGGCGCCGTAGCGGTTGGCGACGACGTGATCTCCAGCGTCGCGGGTGGCAGCCTGCTGTCCAAAATCTCGCGCCGCTTCGGCGAGGGGGTGGTGAACGGCGCCCTGACCGCCCGCGTCGGCGTGGCCGCGATGGAGGTTTGCCGCCCCCTGCCCTTCTCGCCCGGCAAACGCCCCAAGGTACGCCGCCTGCTGGCAACTGCACTCAGCGGATTGTTTCCCAGCTGA
- a CDS encoding GNAT family N-acetyltransferase: MRAAQPTRARLWHVPQMAAILWGVIRLTPWLPRVRPYRTDLRVMARITRAGWVRMLRDRRGPAAFIARDGAMVHALYVHPRAQGRGLGRALLEDAKRGQRRLELYVAEANAPARAFYTAHGFAEAGRGCGADNDEHLPDIYMIWHQDRSAEK, from the coding sequence GTGAGAGCAGCGCAGCCAACCCGCGCGCGGTTGTGGCATGTGCCGCAGATGGCCGCGATCCTCTGGGGCGTCATCCGCCTTACCCCGTGGCTGCCACGTGTGCGCCCCTATCGCACCGATCTGCGCGTCATGGCCCGGATCACCCGCGCGGGCTGGGTGCGGATGCTGCGTGATCGGCGCGGGCCGGCCGCGTTCATCGCGCGTGACGGCGCGATGGTGCATGCGCTGTATGTGCATCCGCGCGCCCAAGGTCGTGGTCTGGGTCGCGCGCTGCTGGAGGATGCCAAGCGCGGCCAACGCCGACTGGAACTATACGTGGCCGAGGCGAACGCGCCCGCGCGCGCCTTTTACACCGCCCATGGCTTTGCCGAGGCGGGGCGTGGCTGCGGCGCGGACAATGACGAACACCTGCCCGACATTTACATGATCTGGCACCAAGACAGGAGCGCCGAAAAATGA
- a CDS encoding YcjX family protein produces the protein MGISTLADGLARRAERVSGTLSEAFFEPVIRIGVTGLARAGKTVFITSLVANLLERGRMPGLVAASEGRITAAFLQPQPDDTVPRFDFESHLAALTAPTPHWPDSTRAISELRLSLRVRPAGLLAGITGPRTVHIDIVDYPGEWLLDLALMDKTYADWSAATLTTMHSRDIAAPYLADAGASDADAAWEEPQIRALADTFTVYLNAARQRGLSGIAPGRFLLPGEMAGSPALTFAPIAKPDRPGRRSLWREMERRFEAYKSQVVAPFFRDHFSRIDRQIVLVDALEAIHAGPPAVADLQDTMTEILSAFRPGRNAFLTRLLMGRRVEKILFAATKADHLHHTQHPRLTAFMEALTADARARADFQGAQTASIALASLRATVEETREHQGAPLDCVRGTLLTSDGSRGKEAAFHPGDLPDSPASLIAAARHGHEAWLDQDYRIMKFAPATLHLKPGMGPPHIRLDRAAQFLIGDRL, from the coding sequence TTGGGGATCTCGACACTGGCCGACGGGCTGGCCCGCAGGGCCGAGCGGGTCTCCGGCACCCTCTCCGAGGCATTTTTCGAACCTGTCATCCGTATCGGCGTCACCGGCCTTGCGCGGGCGGGCAAGACGGTGTTCATCACCTCGCTCGTCGCCAACCTGCTGGAGCGGGGGCGCATGCCCGGCCTCGTCGCCGCCAGCGAGGGGCGCATCACTGCCGCGTTCCTGCAACCACAGCCCGACGACACCGTGCCACGGTTCGACTTTGAATCCCACCTTGCCGCCCTCACCGCGCCTACACCGCACTGGCCCGACAGCACCCGCGCCATTTCCGAGCTGCGCCTGTCCCTGCGCGTGCGCCCCGCCGGTCTGCTGGCCGGGATCACAGGCCCGCGCACCGTGCATATCGATATTGTGGATTATCCCGGCGAATGGCTGCTGGACCTCGCGCTGATGGACAAAACCTATGCCGACTGGTCCGCCGCCACCCTCACCACCATGCACAGCCGCGACATCGCCGCGCCCTACCTCGCCGATGCTGGCGCCAGTGATGCAGACGCCGCATGGGAAGAACCACAGATCAGGGCGCTGGCCGATACCTTCACCGTCTACCTGAATGCGGCGCGCCAGCGCGGCCTGTCGGGCATCGCGCCCGGGCGCTTCCTGCTACCGGGCGAGATGGCCGGATCGCCGGCGCTGACTTTCGCCCCCATCGCCAAACCGGACCGCCCCGGCCGCCGCAGCCTCTGGCGGGAAATGGAGCGGCGCTTTGAAGCCTATAAATCGCAGGTCGTCGCGCCGTTCTTCCGCGATCACTTCTCGCGGATCGACCGCCAGATCGTGCTGGTTGACGCGCTGGAGGCGATTCATGCAGGCCCGCCCGCCGTGGCCGACCTACAGGACACGATGACCGAAATCCTGTCGGCCTTTCGTCCCGGTCGCAACGCGTTCCTCACCCGCCTGCTGATGGGGCGCCGGGTGGAAAAGATCCTGTTTGCCGCGACCAAGGCCGACCATCTGCACCACACCCAGCACCCCCGCCTGACCGCCTTTATGGAGGCGCTGACCGCCGACGCGCGCGCCCGCGCCGATTTCCAAGGGGCGCAAACGGCGTCTATCGCGCTGGCATCCCTGCGCGCCACGGTCGAGGAAACGCGCGAACATCAGGGCGCCCCGCTCGATTGCGTGCGCGGCACGCTGCTGACCTCCGACGGCAGCCGTGGCAAGGAGGCTGCGTTTCACCCCGGCGATTTGCCCGATAGTCCCGCATCGCTGATCGCGGCGGCCCGTCATGGCCATGAAGCGTGGCTGGATCAGGACTACCGCATCATGAAATTCGCCCCCGCCACTCTCCATCTCAAGCCCGGCATGGGTCCGCCGCATATCCGCCTTGACCGCGCGGCGCAGTTCCTGATCGGCGACCGCCTGTGA
- the truA gene encoding tRNA pseudouridine(38-40) synthase TruA — MPRFALKVEYHGGPFAGWQRQRDQASVQGAIEAALARLEPGAHTIAAAGRTDAGVHGLGQVAQCDLAKDWAPFRLMEALNYHLKPQPVAIVDCAEVADDWHARFSALERQYKFRLLMRRAPATHDSGLVWQVPHLLDVAAMQAGAAHLVGRHDFTTFRSSICQAASPIKTLDALEISQVAGSGGPELRFALRARSFLHNQVRSIVGTLERVGRGAWAPGDVKAALEACDRAACGPVCPPQGLYLARVVYPLDPFTAQGARCAPPPLPHR, encoded by the coding sequence ATGCCTAGATTTGCGCTGAAAGTTGAATATCACGGGGGGCCGTTTGCGGGCTGGCAGCGTCAGCGCGACCAAGCGTCTGTGCAGGGCGCCATCGAGGCGGCGCTGGCCCGGCTGGAGCCGGGGGCGCATACCATTGCCGCTGCGGGGCGCACGGATGCTGGTGTGCATGGGTTAGGGCAGGTGGCGCAGTGCGATCTGGCCAAGGATTGGGCGCCCTTTCGTTTGATGGAGGCTCTGAATTATCACCTGAAGCCTCAGCCGGTCGCGATCGTGGATTGCGCCGAAGTCGCGGATGACTGGCACGCGCGGTTTTCGGCGCTGGAACGGCAGTACAAGTTTCGTCTGTTGATGCGCCGCGCGCCCGCTACCCATGATTCCGGGCTGGTCTGGCAGGTGCCCCATCTGCTGGATGTAGCGGCCATGCAGGCGGGGGCGGCGCATCTGGTGGGGCGGCATGATTTCACCACTTTCCGGTCATCCATCTGCCAGGCTGCCAGCCCGATCAAAACGCTGGATGCGCTGGAGATTTCTCAGGTGGCCGGGTCGGGTGGGCCTGAGTTGCGATTTGCTCTGCGGGCGCGGTCGTTTTTGCACAATCAGGTGCGTAGCATCGTCGGCACGCTGGAACGTGTCGGACGGGGTGCTTGGGCACCCGGCGACGTGAAAGCCGCGCTGGAAGCGTGCGACCGCGCCGCCTGCGGACCGGTCTGCCCGCCGCAGGGCTTGTATCTGGCTCGGGTGGTTTATCCGCTGGATCCGTTTACGGCGCAGGGTGCAAGGTGCGCCCCCCCACCGTTGCCTCACAGATAG
- a CDS encoding multidrug efflux SMR transporter, giving the protein MNSLWAAYVSLAVAIACEVTGTSLLQKSEQFSKLLPTIGMVICFAVSFAFLSLALKAIPLGIAYAIWGGVGIVLTTIISVVVFRFTLDAWAILGIALIVSGVLVMNLLSNSAAH; this is encoded by the coding sequence ATGAACTCGCTCTGGGCGGCTTATGTTTCGCTTGCAGTTGCCATAGCCTGCGAAGTTACAGGCACGTCACTGCTTCAGAAATCCGAGCAGTTCTCCAAACTGTTGCCCACTATCGGGATGGTCATCTGCTTTGCTGTGTCTTTTGCCTTCCTGTCGCTCGCGCTCAAGGCCATCCCGCTTGGCATCGCCTATGCGATCTGGGGTGGGGTGGGCATCGTGTTAACGACGATCATCAGCGTCGTTGTGTTCCGCTTCACTCTGGATGCCTGGGCAATTCTGGGTATCGCATTGATCGTTTCCGGCGTGCTCGTCATGAACCTTCTTTCCAACAGCGCGGCACACTGA
- the fliP gene encoding flagellar type III secretion system pore protein FliP (The bacterial flagellar biogenesis protein FliP forms a type III secretion system (T3SS)-type pore required for flagellar assembly.), translating into MIAILIISGPAQAQELSLSLGDGGSLSARTLQLLALLTVLSLAPGLAIMITCFPFMVTVLGILRQGIGLQQSPPNMLIVSLALFLTYFVMEPVFMVAWEQGIDPLLQEAIPIETAITQTLEPFRQFMAARLDGDTFAAMAALRPDATGIAPGPDAPLSVLVPSFLLSEISRAFQIGFLVFLPFLIIDLVVAAILMSMGMMMVPPAIVSLPFKLAFFVIADGWSLIAGSLVRGYF; encoded by the coding sequence ATGATCGCGATTTTGATCATCAGCGGGCCGGCTCAGGCACAGGAGCTTTCGCTGTCGCTCGGCGATGGCGGTTCTCTTTCAGCGCGTACTTTGCAATTGTTGGCCTTGCTCACCGTGCTCAGCCTCGCGCCTGGCCTTGCCATAATGATCACCTGTTTTCCATTCATGGTGACTGTCCTCGGAATTTTGCGCCAAGGTATTGGCCTGCAGCAATCCCCTCCCAACATGCTGATCGTCAGCCTCGCGCTGTTTCTGACGTATTTTGTCATGGAGCCGGTTTTCATGGTGGCGTGGGAGCAGGGCATCGACCCCCTGCTTCAGGAGGCGATCCCAATCGAAACGGCAATTACTCAAACTCTCGAACCTTTCCGTCAATTCATGGCGGCGCGTCTGGACGGCGATACATTCGCAGCGATGGCGGCGCTGCGCCCGGATGCAACCGGCATTGCGCCGGGCCCCGATGCGCCGCTATCCGTTCTGGTTCCCAGCTTTCTGCTATCCGAAATCTCACGTGCATTTCAGATCGGATTTCTGGTCTTTTTGCCATTTCTAATCATCGATTTGGTCGTGGCCGCGATTTTGATGTCCATGGGTATGATGATGGTCCCCCCCGCGATCGTATCGCTGCCCTTCAAGCTTGCCTTTTTCGTTATCGCCGACGGATGGTCTTTGATCGCGGGCAGCCTCGTCAGGGGGTACTTCTGA